In the Nostoc sp. 'Peltigera membranacea cyanobiont' N6 genome, one interval contains:
- a CDS encoding HNH endonuclease codes for MQAQPHILQNSVVVFSKNYLPLARINIKRAIVLLVTGQAESLNFGTTKQWEVRSPSVVLQVPEHIRLTVGNPERHWKVPPVNRREVLKRDNHTCQYCGSSKRLTLDHVIPRSKGGLHSWDNVVTACEKCNSTKSDRLPHEAGMVLKSKPKAPIHPAIAFAEQFWSAQRLNETE; via the coding sequence ATGCAAGCTCAACCACACATATTACAAAATTCGGTGGTGGTCTTTTCTAAGAACTACCTACCACTGGCACGCATCAACATTAAACGAGCAATCGTGCTGTTAGTCACAGGTCAGGCAGAATCGTTGAATTTTGGCACTACAAAGCAGTGGGAAGTTCGTTCACCCAGCGTCGTACTACAAGTTCCCGAACATATTCGCTTGACCGTTGGTAATCCCGAACGGCATTGGAAAGTACCACCTGTAAATCGGCGTGAGGTACTCAAGCGAGACAATCACACCTGCCAATACTGCGGCAGCAGCAAGCGTCTGACCCTTGACCATGTAATCCCCCGCTCAAAAGGTGGGCTGCACAGTTGGGACAACGTTGTAACTGCGTGTGAGAAGTGTAATTCAACTAAGAGCGATCGCTTACCGCATGAAGCTGGAATGGTTCTCAAAAGCAAGCCTAAAGCCCCAATTCACCCAGCAATTGCGTTTGCTGAACAATTTTGGAGCGCACAACGCCTGAATGAAACTGAGTAA